A single region of the Variovorax paradoxus genome encodes:
- a CDS encoding prolyl oligopeptidase family serine peptidase, whose translation MTSTSSMQTDEFLWLEDIDGSEQLDWARQHNAKTVQRYAQSPAFERLEKGILEVLDSDDRIPMVRKIGPLFYNFWRDKKNPKGLWRRTTLAEYRKPQPAWETVIDLDALAEADKENWVWHGAQCLQPEYKRCLVSLSRGGADANVVREFDLELKQFVDGGFTLPEAKSNVAWKDIDHLYVATDFGPGSMTSSSYPRIVKEWKRGTPLESALTVYEGGIDDMTVSAWRDNTPGFERDFVSRQMDFYDSETWLRHADGRLVKIDVPDDSNTEVTREWMLVEPRSPWTVGGVTYKPGSLLAAKFDNYMAGKRELAVLFEPNDTTALDDHSWTRNHLILNVMHDVVNKLEVLTPQTGEWKRESLGGAPELSTIAAGGIDEDENDDYFLTVSGFLQPTTLYMGTIGKGEPEPLKDSPGFFDASRYRVSQHFATSKDGTRVPYFEIAPKNLQANGKNPTLQYAYGGFEISLQPSYSGAIGRAWLEQGGVYVVANIRGGGEYGPRWHQAALQENRLRTCEDFAAVSEHLIARNITSPQHLGAMGGSNGGLLMGNMLTLYPQLYGAIVSEVALLDMKRYTHLSAGASWIAEYGDPDQPEEWEWIKAFSPYENARKGQPYPPALFTTSTRDDRVGPVHARKMYAKLAAMGYDASFYENMEGGHSAATDNKESAFMDALGYAYLWKHIGPST comes from the coding sequence ATGACTTCAACCTCTTCCATGCAGACCGACGAGTTCCTGTGGCTCGAAGACATCGACGGCAGCGAACAGCTCGACTGGGCCCGGCAGCACAACGCGAAGACGGTGCAGCGCTACGCGCAGTCGCCCGCCTTCGAGCGTCTGGAGAAAGGCATTCTCGAAGTGCTCGACTCGGACGACCGCATTCCGATGGTGCGCAAGATCGGCCCGCTGTTCTACAACTTCTGGCGCGACAAGAAGAACCCCAAGGGCCTGTGGCGGCGCACCACGCTGGCCGAATACCGCAAGCCGCAACCCGCCTGGGAAACCGTGATCGACCTCGACGCGCTGGCCGAAGCCGACAAGGAGAACTGGGTGTGGCACGGCGCGCAATGCCTGCAGCCCGAATACAAGCGCTGCCTGGTTTCGCTCTCGCGCGGCGGTGCCGACGCCAACGTGGTGCGCGAGTTCGATCTGGAGCTCAAGCAGTTCGTCGACGGCGGCTTCACGCTGCCCGAGGCCAAGAGCAACGTGGCGTGGAAGGACATCGACCACCTCTATGTGGCCACCGATTTCGGCCCCGGCTCGATGACCAGTTCGAGCTATCCGCGCATCGTGAAAGAGTGGAAGCGCGGCACGCCGCTGGAAAGCGCATTGACCGTGTACGAAGGTGGCATAGACGACATGACCGTGAGCGCCTGGCGCGACAACACGCCGGGCTTCGAGCGCGACTTCGTCTCGCGCCAGATGGACTTCTACGACAGCGAGACCTGGCTGCGCCATGCCGACGGCCGGCTCGTGAAGATCGACGTGCCCGACGATTCGAACACCGAGGTCACGCGCGAGTGGATGCTGGTCGAGCCGCGCAGCCCCTGGACCGTGGGCGGCGTTACATACAAGCCCGGCTCGCTGCTGGCCGCGAAGTTCGACAACTACATGGCCGGCAAGCGCGAGCTCGCCGTGCTGTTCGAGCCCAATGACACCACCGCGCTCGACGACCATTCGTGGACACGCAACCACCTGATCCTCAACGTGATGCACGACGTGGTGAACAAGCTCGAAGTGCTCACCCCGCAAACCGGTGAATGGAAGCGCGAGAGCCTGGGCGGCGCGCCCGAGCTTTCGACCATTGCGGCCGGCGGCATCGACGAAGACGAGAACGACGATTATTTTCTGACCGTGAGCGGCTTCCTGCAGCCGACCACGCTCTACATGGGCACCATCGGCAAGGGCGAGCCCGAGCCGCTGAAAGACAGCCCCGGCTTCTTCGATGCGTCGCGCTACCGCGTGAGCCAGCACTTCGCCACATCGAAGGACGGCACCCGCGTGCCGTACTTCGAAATTGCGCCGAAGAACCTGCAGGCGAACGGCAAGAACCCGACGCTGCAATACGCCTATGGCGGCTTCGAGATCTCGCTGCAGCCCAGCTACAGCGGCGCCATTGGCCGCGCATGGCTCGAGCAGGGCGGCGTGTACGTGGTCGCCAACATCCGCGGCGGCGGCGAGTACGGCCCGCGCTGGCACCAGGCCGCGCTGCAAGAAAACCGCCTGCGCACCTGCGAAGACTTCGCGGCCGTTTCAGAGCACCTGATTGCGCGCAACATCACCTCCCCACAGCACCTGGGCGCCATGGGCGGCAGCAACGGCGGCCTGCTGATGGGCAACATGCTCACGCTGTACCCGCAGCTCTACGGCGCCATCGTGAGCGAGGTGGCGCTGCTGGACATGAAGCGCTACACGCACCTGTCGGCCGGGGCCTCCTGGATTGCCGAATACGGCGACCCCGACCAGCCGGAAGAATGGGAATGGATCAAGGCCTTCTCGCCCTACGAGAACGCCAGGAAGGGCCAGCCCTACCCGCCCGCGCTCTTCACCACATCGACCCGCGACGACCGCGTGGGGCCGGTGCATGCGCGCAAGATGTACGCGAAGCTGGCCGCCATGGGCTACGACGCCAGCTTTTACGAGAACATGGAAGGCGGCCACAGCGCGGCAACGGACAACAAGGAGTCAGCCTTCATGGACGCCTTGGGCTACGCCTACCTGTGGAAGCACATCGGGCCATCGACATGA